A window of the Microbacterium sp. LWH13-1.2 genome harbors these coding sequences:
- a CDS encoding GNAT family protein yields MRHGPIELRLVRSRDARPLQHELLSNRSWLQPWEATVPYGSVSFDMRLSIRRLLQQYRDGQGYPFVMEYDGEVAGQLNVWGVARGSLCSATIGYWVSERFAGKGITPTAVALATDACFTEYALHRMEICIRPENAASLRVVQKLGFRYEGLRRRYIHIDGDWRDHYAFALTREDVPQGVLARWLNGQVPPDAATIPPSDRLAI; encoded by the coding sequence ATGAGGCACGGTCCGATCGAGCTGCGTCTCGTGCGGTCTCGTGACGCCAGGCCGCTGCAGCATGAGCTGCTGAGCAACCGCTCGTGGCTGCAGCCCTGGGAGGCCACCGTCCCGTACGGATCGGTGTCGTTCGACATGCGACTCAGCATCCGCCGTCTGCTCCAGCAGTACCGAGACGGTCAGGGCTACCCGTTCGTCATGGAGTACGACGGGGAGGTCGCCGGTCAGCTCAACGTGTGGGGAGTGGCCAGGGGGTCGCTCTGCTCGGCGACCATCGGCTATTGGGTGAGCGAGCGATTCGCGGGCAAGGGCATCACGCCGACGGCGGTCGCGCTGGCGACGGACGCGTGCTTCACCGAGTACGCGCTGCATCGGATGGAGATCTGCATCCGCCCCGAGAACGCGGCGAGTCTGCGCGTCGTGCAGAAGCTCGGCTTCCGCTATGAGGGGCTTCGTCGGCGCTACATCCACATCGACGGCGACTGGCGCGACCACTACGCTTTCGCTCTCACGCGGGAGGATGTTCCCCAGGGCGTGCTGGCGCGATGGCTCAACGGTCAGGTCCCCCCGGATGCCGCGACGATCCCTCCGTCGGACCGACTCGCGATCTGA
- the galU gene encoding UTP--glucose-1-phosphate uridylyltransferase GalU, giving the protein MGTQKMKAVIPAAGLGTRFLPATKAMPKEMLPVVDKPAIQYVVEEAASAGIEDILVIIGRNKNAISNHFDSVPELEVKLMEKGDTGRLERVVRSSDLADIHFVRQGEPKGLGHAVLRARTHVGDSSFAVLLGDDLIDERDPLLTEMIAEHERSGAAVIALMEVDPSNIHMYGAAAVEEIDGSDSVRVTGLVEKPAQEDAPSNLAIIGRYVLPASIFDVLERTEPGKGGEIQLTDALQELATRPEGPGVVGVIFRGRRYDTGDRVDYIKAIVQLASDREDLGPELRPWLKEFAERL; this is encoded by the coding sequence ATGGGTACCCAGAAGATGAAGGCTGTCATTCCCGCCGCAGGACTGGGGACGCGATTCCTGCCGGCGACGAAGGCGATGCCGAAGGAGATGCTGCCGGTCGTCGACAAGCCGGCCATCCAGTACGTCGTCGAAGAAGCTGCGAGCGCCGGGATCGAGGACATCCTCGTCATCATCGGCCGCAACAAGAACGCCATCTCGAACCACTTCGACTCGGTTCCCGAGCTCGAGGTCAAACTCATGGAGAAGGGCGACACCGGACGTCTCGAGCGGGTCGTGCGGTCGAGCGATCTCGCCGACATCCACTTCGTCCGCCAGGGTGAGCCCAAGGGTCTCGGTCATGCGGTCCTCCGAGCGCGCACACACGTCGGAGACAGCTCGTTCGCCGTGCTGCTCGGTGACGATCTCATCGACGAGCGGGATCCGCTGCTCACCGAGATGATCGCGGAGCACGAGCGCAGCGGCGCCGCCGTCATCGCCCTCATGGAGGTCGATCCTTCGAACATCCACATGTACGGCGCCGCGGCCGTCGAGGAGATCGACGGATCCGACTCCGTGCGCGTGACGGGCCTCGTCGAGAAGCCCGCGCAGGAGGATGCACCCTCGAACCTCGCGATCATCGGCCGGTATGTCCTGCCGGCATCGATCTTCGACGTGCTCGAGCGCACCGAGCCCGGCAAGGGCGGCGAGATCCAGCTCACGGATGCTCTGCAGGAGCTGGCGACTCGGCCCGAGGGCCCCGGCGTCGTCGGCGTGATCTTCCGCGGACGCCGGTACGACACCGGTGACCGCGTCGACTACATCAAGGCGATCGTCCAGCTCGCCTCCGACCGCGAGGATCTCGGCCCCGAGCTGCGGCCGTGGCTGAAGGAGTTCGCGGAGCGCCTCTAG